The region GCAACATGTTCGGCGCCGTTGAATTTTACTTTGCTTGTAAAGACAATGGCGTAAAACCTCTTTTGGGATTGGATGCGTATCTAGCTCCGGGTTCACGCCTGGAGAAAAAACAGGATCGCGATCAAGTGGCGCAAGGTCCACGCCGATTGGTTTTCTTAGCGCAAAATCAAAAGGGCTATCAAAATCTTTGTAAGCTTTCGACCATTGGTTACCAAGAGGGTTTCTATTGGAAGCCTCGTATCGACTATGAAGTGATCAAAGAATACAACTCTGATTTGATCTGTTTGACGGGGGGCCTGCGTGGTGAGGTTGCCGAAGCCTTCATGAAAGAGGGCGCCGATGCGGCGCTGGCAAAGATACGTCAACTTAAAGAAATTTTCGATGACCGCCTTTATTTGGAAATGTGCCGCACAGGCGTACCCGAGTGGGATCAAATCAATCCATTCTTGCTAGAAGCTTCGAAAATCACTGGTGTCCCTGTGGTTGCCAGCAATGATGTTCACTACATGACTCAAGATGATCAGATCGCTCAGGAAGTTTTGATCTGTATCGGCACCAATAAAACTTTGAGTGATGAAAGTCGTTTCCGCTTAGGAACGGATGAGTTCTATTTTAAGAAACCAGAGCAGATGATAGATCTGTTCGCAGACGTTCCTGAAGCTATCAGCAACACTTTGCAAATCGCTGACCGTTGCGATGTAAAATTCAAACTAAAAGACGACGCTGGTAAACCGATTTACCATCTTCCAACTTTCCCGACGGACGAAGGTGTTACTTTGAAAGAAGACATCGCTCGTCGTTCCAAAGAAGGTTTGCTTCTTCGTTTTCAAGAAGCAGCAGAGCGTGGTGAGGCAGTTCCTGAAGAGAAAAAGCCGGAATATTACACGCGTTTGGATTATGAGCTGGGTATCATTGATCGCATGGGATTCAATGGCTACTTCTTGATCGTCCAAGATTTCATTGGTTGGGCGAAGGATAACGACATCCCTGTCGGTCCCGGCCGTGGTTCGGGTGCCGGTTCCTTGGTCGCCTATGTTTTAAAAATTACGGATTTGGATCCACTTCCAAATTTCCTTCTGTTTGAGCGTTTCTTGAATCCAGAACGTATCTCTATGCCCGACTTCGATATCGACTTCTGTCAGGATCGCCGTCAGGAAGTGATTCGTTATGTGACACAGAAATACGGACAGGCTTCGGTTTCTCAGATCATTACCTACGGTAAACTGCAAACTCGTGCGGCGTTGAAAGACGTAGGCCGTGTGTTGGGAATGTTATTTGCGGAAGTAGATCAAGTAACAAAATTGATTCCGGATAAATTAGGTATTTCTCTTAAAGAATCTTTGGAGATGGAACCTCGTCTGACTGAGATGATGGAGATGAATCCTACGGTTGCGACTTTGATCGACCTTGCCCAACGTGTGGAAGGTATGGTTCGAAACGCAGGTATCCATGCCGCCGGCGTTATCATTGGTGATGGTCAATTGGTTAAGCATGCGCCTTTGTATAAGGGCGCCGATGGCGAGCAGGTCGTCCAATACGACATGAAGCACGCCGAGAAAATCGGTTTGATCAAGTTCGACTTCTTGGGGTTGAAAACCCTGACTCATATCAACATGGCTTTAAAGCATATCAAAAAGAATCGTGGCAAGACGATCACCTCGCGCATGATTCCGATGACCGACACGGCCACTTTCGAGATGATGTCACGTGGTGATACTGCTGGGGTGTTCCAATTCGAGGGTGAGGGCATCACCGATGCCACTCGTAAAATCCGTCCTTCATCATTTGCCGATATCACCGCCATCACGTCGTTGTATCGTCCAGGTCCAATGGCGAACATTCCAGATTTTACAGATCGTAAACACGGAAAAGCGCCCGTTGAATACTTGCTTGAAGACACCAAAGAGGTTTTGGCAGAGACCTACGGTATCATGGTTTATCAAGAGCAAGTTATGGGTATCGCCTCGCGAATTGCCGGCTACTCTCTGGGTGAAGCCGACATGCTTCGTCGTGCGATGGGTAAAAAAATCAAAGAGGAAATGGATCAGCACCGCGAACGTTTCATGAAAGGTGCTATCGAACGAGGCCATAATAAAGAACGCTCTTCTGATCTTTTCGATTTGATGTATAAGTTTGCGGATTACGGTTTCAATAAATCCCATGCCGCTGCTTATTCTGTGGTTACGTTACAGACTGCTTGGTTGAAATGTCATTATCCAGTGGAGTTCTTTGCAGCACTTCTGTCTACCGAGTTGTCTGATACAGAAAAAATCGTAAAGTACTCCAAGGATGCTGCAAAACGCGGAATCACAGTTAAGTCACCCCATGTGAATTTCTCTGAATACTTCTTTGGCGCCCACGGTGATGAAGTTTACTTCGGTCTGGGTGGTATTAAAGGCGTGGGACAAAATGCCGTTGAAGCGATTGTGGAGGCTCGTGAAAGCTTGCCTGATAAAAAGTTCAACTCTTTGGATGAATTTTTTAATGCCATCGATCTTCGTCGCGTGAATAAAAAAGTGATCGAGTGCTTGATTAAAGCCGGCGCCTTTGATGGTTTCGGTGCGCATCGCGCGCAGTTGATAGCAGGTTATCAAAAATTCCTAGATCGTGCTCAAGGTCTGCAAAAAGATCGCGAGCTGGGTCAATCTTCATTATTTGATTTAGGTCCATCTACTGAAACAGTGGTGAAGCTTGATGATGTAAAGCCATGGAGTCGTACCGCGACTTTGGCGTATGAAAAAGAAGTCATTGGGTTTTACTTGAGTGATCATCCTTTGAAAGGATTTGATACTCTTTCAGAGATCTTTACCAACTGTAAAATCATCGATCTGCCAGCGCAGATGCCAGCGGTGGGCTCTCCTGAATGGGAAGCAATGCAGGCAGCGAAAAAAGACTGGAAAAACCGTGATGCTGCGAAAAAGCGTGTCATTGTGGCGGGACTTATTACCGAGCTTCGTGAGTTGATCACGAAAAAAGGGACCCGAATGGCGTTCGGTAAGCTTGAAGATTTAACCGGATCGGTCGAACTTGTGATCTTCCCAGATGCGTTTGCAAAGAATGGTGAGATGCTTAAAGATGAAAGACCGATGTTGATCGGTGGGGGTCTTGAGGTCGAAGAAGGAGTCGCGAAAATTATGGTCGATTCGGTTTCTCCGCTTGAAGATATTCTTAAAAAAACCAAGCGTATGGTCTTTAGGCTAGATCGCATCCCGCATGAAGACTATGGTCGTTTACAATCTTTGATGAAAGAGAATCCAGGTCCAACGGCAGTCAGTCTAGAAATTGATATACCCGACGTCAGTCGCCGTGTGACAATGGACGTAGCCGAGGGATCCGGAGTCAACGTGAGCAACGAATTCTTTGAAGGGGTGCATTCCCTTTTTGGACGAACGGATTTTATTGAATTGAGGTAAGGAAAATGCGATTTGCAGCTTTGATTGGTTTCTTCTTGATGTTTTCAACTTCGCTATTCGCTCAAACAACTGATTTGCTTGAGCGTAATTTCGCGGGCACTTCCAAACAAGCCACTCCTCAAGCTGCGAAAGCTGATATTCAAAATCAAGCAGCCACGAAAGTTTCCGAGGAAGTGATTCGCGAACTTATTGGCGACGATCGCTATAATAAAAACAAGTCGTTGATTGCAAATAAAGTCATCAAGCTTTCAGCTCGGTACATTCCATTTGTAAAGCCATCTGCTATCACTCAAGAAGGTGAAGAATTCAAAATGTCAGTGAATATGAAAGTATCACTGTCGGATTTGAAGCAGCTTCTTCAAGTAAACTCTTTGCTGAATGAAAATGACACGATTCCTGTGGTTTTACCGGTGATCAGTTTTATCGACCGCGTTGAGAGTCGCAACTATCGCTGGTGGCAGCCACAGGAAAAGACTCAACCTTTCTTGGTCAAGCAAAGCCGAACTTTAGAGGAAGCTTTACGCAACTCTTTCCAAAAAAGTAATTTTTTTGTGATTAAGCCGGTGGAAGCGGGTTTGGGAGCTAATGTTCCTTCAAGTTTTCAAAATGAAAGAATCGCTGGTGAGGATTCTCAATTCTTTGCGCAATACTTCAATGCTCCGGTTGTTATCGATGGTCAGGTGCTGATCAATAAGGCTGAAAAAGGCAGTGGCTACCGGGTCGAAGTTCGTATGACCGCCATTCAAGTGAGCAATTCTCGTCCTATTGCCGATGTTTCTCGTCGTTATGACGTACAGGGTTCCTTCGAAGGAGCGGTTGATAAAAAAATCCGCGAAGTGGCTGAGGCTGTTTCAAGCGATTTGGCATCTCAAGTTTTTGAAGCATGGCAAAGAGGTTCGGTTGGAACTTCTGTGATCCGTGTGACCGTGACTGGTAAACACACCCTTCCATCGATGGAAGTTTTGAAAGAACGCATTCGCTCCCAATTAACTCAGGTGAAAAATATCCGTGAGCGTTTGGTGAGTTCTGACTCAGTTAGTTTTGAAGTCGATACAGTGGTTTCATCAACGGAACTTGCATCCAAGCTGGAAGCTTTGGATGTGAATGGTAAGAAGCTTGTGAAAGTTTCTGAAGGCCGTGAAGAAATCGTTTTAAAGCTGGCTCAATAAGGGGAGGCCTTTTGTGAGAATGTTTTTGGCTTTGGCAGTTGTAATATCCATGGTGGGATGTGTGACTGCGGATCGCGCGGGTGGTCCTCGTCGCGAAGTGCGTGATGAAAATCAGGTCTCTCTCAAGGACGAATCATCCCCTAGAAAACGCCTCATGGTTCTTCCGTTCCTTGATACATCCGATAAAAGACCTCAAAGTTTCCGCGATCGTGCGCGCTCTGCTTTCATCACGGATTTGAATCGTTCGGGTGAATTGATTGCTTTGGACAGTCGTGAACTAGGTATTGATCTGACAAAAATGATGGACCCGGCCGGTGGTTATAAAATGTCAGACGTTGCTAAGGCTGCAAGTGCTTTAGGTGTGAACGCCGTTTTGGAAGGGCGTATTCTTGATATCCGCGTACAAAGAAAATCAGATAATGTCGGTGTGGTCCGACAGCTGACGACGGGTTTTGAAGTTGTTGCCCAAGTGCGCGTGGTCACAACACGTGGTGGTCACGAGATTTTTAACACTGTAAAAACAGTTATTCTAAAAGACCAAGGCGTTCGCGTAGCTGAACGTGTCGAGACAGATAAATTTTTGCAGAACAATCCTGAAATGATTGAAGTGATCGTGAAAGATGCGTTTTTGGATTTCTCTCCGCAAGTGCTGGCTGCTTTGGAGAAAATCTCTTGGGAAGGGCGTATTGCCGCTATTCAGGGGGATCGAATCTATTTGAATGTTGGAAAAGTTTCAGGGTTGCAAATGGGAGATCTTCTGCGTGTGATGGAAGATGGTGATGATATTTATGACCCAGAAAGTGGGACGCACATTGGCCGTGCTCCAGGTAGATTGAAGGGGACTTTAGAAGTCATATCTTATTTTGGCACAGATGGCGCAATTGCAATAATTCATTCGGGATCTGGTTTCAAAGAGAACGATCGCATAGAAATTTATTAATCTTTAATTCTTTGTCTTTCGAAATTAATTAGGAGTATTATCAAAGTGTGAGATTTATTTTTGCACTTTGTTTGTTGATGCTCGTTTCTTCAGTCTCTTTTGCCAAGGACTGGAAGGTCGCCGTTCTATACTGGAGTATGAAAATCGAAGGCCAGGTTGCCATGCGCAAGGGTCTCGAGGAACAAGTCCAAATCTATAATAAAGAAAATAAAGGCAAGAGCTCGATCAACCTTATCCCTTTTGTAGCGGGAGAAGGTCGTAAAGGTATCGAGAACCAGGCAGCGCAGATGCAACAGGCCTTAAAAGAAAAGCCTGATGTTATTGTGATTCAACCGACGGATAATTCAACACTGGCATCAAGTCTTCAAGAGGCCAATTCTTTAAAAATCCCTGTTATCGCATACGACCAATACATTGTGAATGGTGAGTTGACGGCTTTTATCACCAGTGCCAACTATCGTGCCGGACAAGACAATGGGGAGTTCACGTCTCAATTCAAACCGGATCAACGCATTCGCATTGCCGTCTTTGAATATCCAGCGGTTTCATCAACAACAGAACGGGTGGATGGTTTTTTTGATTCTTTGCGCGCACAAAATGCAAAATTCAAAGTGGTTGGAGTGTATCAAGCGGTCGATCCTGAATCGGGCCGTCTGGCTGTAAAAAAATTCCTCAAAGACTTTCCTGATAAGAACAGCGTGGATGTTGTTTTCACCGTGAACGATGGCGGTGGCTTAGAAATCGTTAAAGAACTTCAAGCCAAGAAACGCACAGAAATCAAACATGTGACCTTCGATGGAGACCCCGCATCTGTTGATAATATTCGCGCAGGCCGCTCTACCGTAATCGATTCCGCACAGTTCTGTGGAGAGCTGGGCCGAGAGACGGCAAGAACTTTGGTGAAAGTTATCAGCGGCAGATCTGTAGAACGCAAAATTCGCGTTCCAACATTTCCAATCACCAAAAAAACTTTAAATGATTATCCGGGTTGGATGGGTGTTCCTAAACCTGAAGCTGCAAAGAAAGCAGATCGTGCACGACCGACGATCGTTCCTCGTGAGGAATTTGATCGAAATCAAAAACGCATCATCCGCATCGGCACAACTCCCCTGTGTCCTTATATCTGTGAAAAAAGCCCGGGCGTTTGGACAGGGTATTTGTTTGAGATTCTAGGCGAGGTTTCTCGTGATTTGGGTGTTGAACTTCGTTTGGAAAACGTCGTGACGACTCGCCTGAAGCAAGGCTTGGAAACTCGCAAGCTTGATTACATCATCGCTCCTGAATACTTAGTACGCTATATGGATGACGTCTTGGTTGTGGGTCCTCAGTTGGGCGTGAACTATACGGGTGCATTGTTTGCTAAGGATAAAAAAACTCCGCATATCATCGACAATCAATCCCTTGAGAATCAAAAAATCATCTATTCTGATTTCGGTTTGCAAGACGGGCGTATTGAGGCGGAATTCACAGGGCATAAAATCAATAAACTGTCTGGTTCAGATGTCGTGGAGCGCATGTTCCGCATCGTGGCGCAAAAACGAATGGATGTGGCGTTGGGGGATTACAATGTCCTTCGCTATTATCAAGTGCGAGATAAGGGACAGTTCACTCTTTATCCAACCTCCATCACCGGCTTTAGTTTCCTGGTGTTAGTGGGACTTAAGAAAAATCCTCAGGTAAATCTTTTGGGAGACGGACTGAATGATTGGTTTGTTCAATCTCGGAAAAATACTCATCTTCAGGAGATTCTAGGTCGGTATAATTTAACCGACTGGAGTATCTTAACTCGCGATTAAATTTGTCATATAGCAATCAAACATAGTATTGTTGAAGCGTGCAAAAACTCTGTGCGTTTATGTCTGCATTGCTATTTTTTTTATTTTCTTCATCTGTCTTTGCTAAAGATTGGAATGTCACCGTCCTTTATTGGAGCATGAAAATCGAAGGCCAAGTGGCCATGCG is a window of Bdellovibrio sp. SKB1291214 DNA encoding:
- the dnaE gene encoding DNA polymerase III subunit alpha, which codes for MSFVHLHVHSEYSLLEAACRVKAIAKKAAAMNMPAVALTDNGNMFGAVEFYFACKDNGVKPLLGLDAYLAPGSRLEKKQDRDQVAQGPRRLVFLAQNQKGYQNLCKLSTIGYQEGFYWKPRIDYEVIKEYNSDLICLTGGLRGEVAEAFMKEGADAALAKIRQLKEIFDDRLYLEMCRTGVPEWDQINPFLLEASKITGVPVVASNDVHYMTQDDQIAQEVLICIGTNKTLSDESRFRLGTDEFYFKKPEQMIDLFADVPEAISNTLQIADRCDVKFKLKDDAGKPIYHLPTFPTDEGVTLKEDIARRSKEGLLLRFQEAAERGEAVPEEKKPEYYTRLDYELGIIDRMGFNGYFLIVQDFIGWAKDNDIPVGPGRGSGAGSLVAYVLKITDLDPLPNFLLFERFLNPERISMPDFDIDFCQDRRQEVIRYVTQKYGQASVSQIITYGKLQTRAALKDVGRVLGMLFAEVDQVTKLIPDKLGISLKESLEMEPRLTEMMEMNPTVATLIDLAQRVEGMVRNAGIHAAGVIIGDGQLVKHAPLYKGADGEQVVQYDMKHAEKIGLIKFDFLGLKTLTHINMALKHIKKNRGKTITSRMIPMTDTATFEMMSRGDTAGVFQFEGEGITDATRKIRPSSFADITAITSLYRPGPMANIPDFTDRKHGKAPVEYLLEDTKEVLAETYGIMVYQEQVMGIASRIAGYSLGEADMLRRAMGKKIKEEMDQHRERFMKGAIERGHNKERSSDLFDLMYKFADYGFNKSHAAAYSVVTLQTAWLKCHYPVEFFAALLSTELSDTEKIVKYSKDAAKRGITVKSPHVNFSEYFFGAHGDEVYFGLGGIKGVGQNAVEAIVEARESLPDKKFNSLDEFFNAIDLRRVNKKVIECLIKAGAFDGFGAHRAQLIAGYQKFLDRAQGLQKDRELGQSSLFDLGPSTETVVKLDDVKPWSRTATLAYEKEVIGFYLSDHPLKGFDTLSEIFTNCKIIDLPAQMPAVGSPEWEAMQAAKKDWKNRDAAKKRVIVAGLITELRELITKKGTRMAFGKLEDLTGSVELVIFPDAFAKNGEMLKDERPMLIGGGLEVEEGVAKIMVDSVSPLEDILKKTKRMVFRLDRIPHEDYGRLQSLMKENPGPTAVSLEIDIPDVSRRVTMDVAEGSGVNVSNEFFEGVHSLFGRTDFIELR
- a CDS encoding substrate-binding domain-containing protein, whose amino-acid sequence is MRFIFALCLLMLVSSVSFAKDWKVAVLYWSMKIEGQVAMRKGLEEQVQIYNKENKGKSSINLIPFVAGEGRKGIENQAAQMQQALKEKPDVIVIQPTDNSTLASSLQEANSLKIPVIAYDQYIVNGELTAFITSANYRAGQDNGEFTSQFKPDQRIRIAVFEYPAVSSTTERVDGFFDSLRAQNAKFKVVGVYQAVDPESGRLAVKKFLKDFPDKNSVDVVFTVNDGGGLEIVKELQAKKRTEIKHVTFDGDPASVDNIRAGRSTVIDSAQFCGELGRETARTLVKVISGRSVERKIRVPTFPITKKTLNDYPGWMGVPKPEAAKKADRARPTIVPREEFDRNQKRIIRIGTTPLCPYICEKSPGVWTGYLFEILGEVSRDLGVELRLENVVTTRLKQGLETRKLDYIIAPEYLVRYMDDVLVVGPQLGVNYTGALFAKDKKTPHIIDNQSLENQKIIYSDFGLQDGRIEAEFTGHKINKLSGSDVVERMFRIVAQKRMDVALGDYNVLRYYQVRDKGQFTLYPTSITGFSFLVLVGLKKNPQVNLLGDGLNDWFVQSRKNTHLQEILGRYNLTDWSILTRD